CTACTCTGGGAGATCGCACCCCACTGCCGCAGCGAGTGCACCAATCACAGCGAGGCACCGAGCGCGGTGAGCACGCCGAGTGCAGAGAGTATGGCGAGCGCGGCGAGCACACTGAGTGTGGCCAAGCCCTATGAAAATGAGAATTACCTTGGCAGTCCTGGTGAGGTCTTTAAATTCCACCTTGCGCAGTAGCCAGGTCCTGGGAGCAATGCTGCTGGCATCAGACTGGCCACCTGCCTCTCTCAAATTGCTGCTGCCTGATTGGACAGCATTCGTTGATGGGGAAGAGGAGCCCCGTGCTGCTGGTTTCTCACTCTATCAGCACCTCTGTGGTGGCATCAAAAAGTCAGGGGGTTTTGGACAATCTTCTGCTTCCACAACTCACTCTCCACTGCCCGCCTCTTCTTTAAggctgcaggctgcctttaagtgatGTGATCAGCCCAAAACATAAATCCCCCCAAGTTAAACCATGATTGTATGACAAGGGGACAGAGGTACAAACTGGGAAATTGACAGCATTggattcacagtctcagaataaggggttggccatttaggactgagatgaggagaaacttcttcactcagagggtggtgaatctttggaattctctaccccagcgggctctggaggctcggtctttgagtatattcaagacagagatcgatagatttttggatattaagggaatcaagggatatggggagcaggcttgaggggctgaatggcctactcatactcctaattcttatgttcttatatgcaaagggttgtgaatctttggaatttggcATTGGTTCCAGGTAGGAAAATGGGAGCAAAACGCTGGTTATGCAGGTGACAGGTTAAAATGGTCTGTGATGGGGCGGTCTGTATTTTTCTATAGAAGGATGAGctaaatgggtcaaatggcctccttgatCTATACGTCTCTTTGTGATCTTTGGGGAGTGTCAGTCATTGAGTTTGAATCGATGTGTGTTTCACTGCATCAAACAACACAGAGAGAATAATCAATCACACCAGGCATACTCATCtgtccccagcactcacccactgactccccTCCCTTCATCCCCCAGCCTCCACCCACAGATCCCCTCCTCCTTCCCCAGCCCCCACCCATTGACTCCCTTCCACTGACCCCCTCCTCCCTGggtcagtacccactgacccacctcCTTCCCCAGCCCCCACCCAATGACCCCCTCCTCCTGGATCAGCATCCAGTCACCCACCACTCCTCCCCAGATCAGCACCCACTAATCCCCTCCTCCCCAGGACAGCACCCACTGACCCCCTCCTCCCTGGGTCAGCACCCACTGACCCCCCTCCTCCCTGGGTCAGCACCCACTAAACCCCTCCTCCCCAGGTCGGCACCCACTGACCCCCTCCTCCCTGGGTCAGCACCCACTGACCCCCTCCTCCCTGGGTCAGCACACACTGACCCCCTCATCCCCAGGTCAGCACCCACTGACCCCCTCCTCCCCAGGTCAGCACGCACTGACACCTCCTCCCTAAGTCAGCACCCATTTGCTTTTGGGCTGGACCGTCCATTTTAGTCAGATTGTTAAATTAGAAGACAATTTTTTCAACATTATTTTATCCCATAATGTGGTGACATTACTGATTAAGATTTTCAATGCATTTCCAACAAGAACAAACATCAGAATCTCACCAGCTGCCCTGAGCCTATCTGCCcccggtccaatgttggatcagttAGAGTGCTGTCTCTAGCTACAGACCTTGTACCATCTGGTTTCAACTGATCTCCTGACTGATGCTGCTGGGTTAATTGGTTCGAATTCCTTCTTCAGAAATGCTGTTATTAGGGATTTGAATTATTTCCTGTGTGTTATCCATGGACAGATCCGATAAACATACACAGAGCCACACTCTGGACCATTTAATACTTTTATCCAACACAAGGGGATGGAACAATACATATACCAGGAATAGAGTGGACAAATTGGGCTCCACAGGACTACAAAGGAGAAGGAGGTCACATGAGAGAAGCCAACAGCAAGTTTCTTTTTTAAAACAAACTGGGAAATCGCATCAAACTCCGTCTCCAAGCTCTCTCATCAGACAAACTCCTTCATCGTAAATCCTCTACCTGGGAGCTTACTCCGGGGCATGGTTTGATCTGACAAGTGGTTCCTTTGATGGTCTTGTCTATAATCTTTCCTTTCTGGCCAGGAACAACAGAGAAGACCTCCTCCAATGACCAGGATACACGCAGCTCCCCAACCCAGGAAAAGAGCATTTCCCAGCTCCCTCTTTAAGAAGACGGGCACCAGAGGGTTGTAAAAGTCAACAATGATGGAGTTTGCAGTCCAGGATACTGGGATAAGAACACACAGCCCAGCGAGGATGAAGAAGGTGCCACCGACCACAGTCACCTTCGCCTTGAACCTCGCATCCGCCCACGCACACTTGGTACATTTCATTCCTACACTCGACACAATAATGGCTGAAATCCCTGAAACAATGGCCATGCACATGAGGGCTctggccagctggatgtttggcGGAAGTGCCAGCTGTGATTCATACTTCTTGCACTGTACGTACCCTGTGGCTTGATAGATACAGTTCATCCAGATCCCTTCCCACACCATCTCAGAGGTCACAATATTATTCCCAATGAAGGGCGTCACCTTCCACTGCGGCATTCCGATGGTTCCACAGGCCATAATCCATCCTAATATCCCAATGAAGTATCCAAGCAACTGCAGGGCAGTGCTGGCCATTCTCCAGAACAGATGTCTCTCTCCTTCAGACGTGTCCAGCAGTATCGCAGCAGTGCTGCTCAGAGAATCTCCACTAGGATGTGTTTCTTGGCTCTGGTTTCTCCAACAGTTAATAACAGGGACCAGGGGAGCAGGAATGTTTGAATCCAGCGTCTTCTCATCCTGTGGCAGCGAGCTCACAGTGACAGAGGAAGTGATCCTTAGGTACAGTCAATGCTTTGACTGCCTCAGGTGTCAGAGGATGGATTTCGGGGCAAGGGGAGTGCGGGGGGGACCAAAGGAGATTGCTGGACGTATAGAGCTCCAACATTCAACAGTAATCAGGTGAAGCTGTAAACAAGAGATTGTGGCGAAAGGGCTGAACATTAAGGAAATATAGCATCGATGTGCCACAGCAGCAAGTCACAAAAATAAATGCTGCTGGGAATGAGAGGAAAGATAAGACAGGCAGGTACAGGTCAGTAGAGCTGCCAACAGTCCACCCATGCACAGGGAAAGTGATTCCCTTGGGTAGAGAAATGCAAATCATTCAAAATAAAACAATGGGATATCCTATATATGCTGTTCTCCTTTCACAGAGACTGTATACATCGGGGTTACTGTAGAGAGATCGGATTCTCGCTAATAACCCATGGCTAATGTGCCACTATTTATGGAACTTGATCAGGAATCCACGTTTTTAATATTCAATCTGTAATGATGTTGATAATGTCCTACTGCAGCTTCTTTCTTCAACAAAAACACGCCCACAGAAGATgttttgttaaattattaaaaagcTATTAATTAAATTTTAATTAATTAAATGTAAGGTTTGGCCAAATCCCATGAATACCTCAGCAGGTCTCAGATCACGGAGTGTCGATTGTAACATGGCAACAGTATCCATGGTAACAGCAGTAACTTGCTGTCCCAGTGGTATGGTTAATATCAGAGAACTTGTGCACTCCATCCGAAACAGAACAGCCAACATCTAATTGACTTGCGATGATTGATGTTTAGGGAAACAGGCAGTGAGTAGCTAAGGGATCTTCACCACCTTCAGTGTATTAATAAAGTCTCAGGGTGTTGTGGTTTAAACATGTTGGAGCTGTACATCTCCCCGAGCCAGGATGAAGATGGACTGCGCCACACAAAGTCTATAGTTCAGCATATCACAGGACTCCAATTTCCAAATTAAAAGGGGCCCATCGCCTGAAACTGACAGGCGCATTGAACACCTGGCAGAAGGACCCCCTTCAAAATGACGCCGGCCGCATTGCCGATGTTAACAGAACGGTAAGGCTCCCAAAGCCATTCTAAGGCTGTTACTGCCCCTTAACGCCATGCAAAGGGAGACAAAATAAATCCCATTGAACCACAGAACTATAGAAACACAGCTATATCCGTGttcgggtgtccctggagaggtgTCTGCCAGTACGCTTGAGGCTTCTCCGACCGATGGGCACTGCAGAGGCTGGAGTGCATGGTCGACATGGAAAGTACAATTATGATTTGCTAAGTTTCCTTTGACTTTACTCATGATTTGGGTTTATTGTTTGTGTCCCTTTTAAAAAGAGGGAAATTCTGATTTAATTGATTTCGATTGATGTCTTAGTCATCTAAATTGATAGCTAAAAAAGAGTAGAAACATTGTTAAAAAAAGGTAAAGATAagtatttgcatttataaagcacctttcacatcccataatgtcccaaagtgtttcatagCCAACATACTTCTTGCAGCCCATTGGTCTTTCCACTAACAGCCCGAATCAAACTATTCCAGGTGCTTGGGACATCAGTGTTTTGATTCTATTGTATTTCCTCTTCTCACACTTTGATTGCAGGTGGGTGTCTTCACCGATTTATATCCAGACTTCTGCTCATTGCCAAACGTCTCTTCCAAGATGACATCATTGTTCCATTCAGCAGGATAGGATTCCCATTGGTTTATTCTGTAGAATAAACTCATCCTCCATGTGATGGTATAACCCTTCGAGGACCAATGATGTTTGAAGAGAAAGGCAGGCTTTTTAGTGGTCTTTTCTGTACAGTTGAAAGGTCAGAAAGTTTTCCATTGGAGAGCCAGATTCTTAATTGATTGAGAATGCATTGAGCATCTTAAGATCTTCAATTATTCAACTCATCTGTAATTGTTTTACAGTGGATAATGTAGCTGTGATGTACAAGGTCTTCATCTTGTGGTAGAtgaagttaggatacagatcagccatgatctcattgaatggcagaacaggctcgaggggctgaatggctcctcctgttgctatgttgtgTTGCTGCACACAAAGTAGGATGCCTTCCTGACACAAAGGATCTGATCCTCCTTATTGCCTCATTCTTCTTTCCTTCCCCATTCACAGTGACACTCAGAATGGTACAGAAACTGAGAAGAACTTGATGGCAGGAAATGCTATTGGCTGCATTTTTCATGTGGTAAAGGCACAAGTTGAAGATTCGGGTATTGAGGCCTGGACAGAAGTGGGTCCCAGGACAACGAGCTAGAACTTTCCAGGATGGCCTCCCCTTCAGGGCCCGTTTCTATTGGGCACTCTGTGATTTAAGCCCTGATTGACTGCTCCAGCTGTATTATGATGAAATCACCCCTCATTTGCATGAAGCTTGGGGCCTTTTGTACCGTTGACCTTAGGGGCCCCCCTGTTGTATCTTGTGTGCTCCACCTACACACAACACATGTCACTCAGTACGTCTCAAGCCTCCACTCTCAATAAATATGGGGGCCCTATGTGTTagaaaataaatgagaaaatgTTTCCCAGATGCTTTCTGTATGAAGTTATCAGGTCCTAACTAGCCCCTAGCTTAAAAGTGCAAAATTCTCCCAGGCTGTTAGCAGCAGAGTCTGGGAGATTCACACCCCATTCTCAGAGACTCCTGGGCAATTCagaagggttggcaaccctaactcCAGTACAATATCAGAGATACTTCCTTCAGATGTTAAACTGCGACCATATCTGGCACTCCAGTGGTTCAGATCAATGTTGAAGAtcttgtttgaagaagagcaggggattctcctggtgtcctgcagccaacatttctccctcaaccaacgccTGACTAACCGCTTGATCATCTCATGGCTatatgtgggaccttgttgtgtgctAAATGTTTGCCACATTGActatataacagtgactacacttcaaaacaattCTGTGTGTATGGAGCATTGTGAATTGTTCTGAGATAAGGTGCGTTCTCTTACTGTGCTGGAAATTAAACCTCC
This genomic window from Pristiophorus japonicus isolate sPriJap1 chromosome 14, sPriJap1.hap1, whole genome shotgun sequence contains:
- the LOC139279578 gene encoding claudin-4-like, whose protein sequence is MASTALQLLGYFIGILGWIMACGTIGMPQWKVTPFIGNNIVTSEMVWEGIWMNCIYQATGYVQCKKYESQLALPPNIQLARALMCMAIVSGISAIIVSSVGMKCTKLSWTANSIIVDFYNPLVPVFLKRELGNALFLGWGAACILVIGGGLLCCSWPERKDYRQDHQRNHLSDQTMPRSKLPGSSNLREAGGQSDASSIAPRTWLLRKVEFKDLTRTAKQLRPPKLTSSRKSDRPGR